One Coregonus clupeaformis isolate EN_2021a unplaced genomic scaffold, ASM2061545v1 scaf0427, whole genome shotgun sequence DNA segment encodes these proteins:
- the LOC121560602 gene encoding COP9 signalosome complex subunit 7a produces the protein MEVEQLLSLSGPALAQAVSSLLETPGLYVFSDILELPNVRELETGPHAPVYQLLNLFAYGTYCDYKERAASLPELTPAQRNKLRHLSIISLASNLKCLPYSLLLQQLELKNVRELEDLLIEAVYCDIIQGKLDQRNQQVEVDCSVGRDLGPNELPNIANTLQEWCAGCEAVLCGIEEQVTRANQYRESQLKIKVQVETEVSNLQKTLKASSASPSSGPAAAGAASNQDADQPAEPRDPASSQEPRQPGKKSSKVKGLRGSGKIWSKSN, from the exons atgGAGGTagagcagctcctctctctctcaggcccgGCGTTGGCCCAGGCTGTAAGTTCTCTGCTGGAGACACCAGGCCTCTACGTGTTCTCAGACATCCTTGAGCTGCCCAACGTCagagag CTGGAGACAGGCCCGCACGCACCAGTGTATCAGCTACTCAACCTCTTCGCCTATGGAACCTACTGTGACTATAAAG AGAGGGCAGCCTCTCTCCCAGAGTTGACCCCAGCCCAGAGGAACAAACTGCGTCACCTCTCCATCATCAGTCTGGCATCCAATCTCAAG TGCCTGCCCTACTCCCTGCTCCTGCAGCAGCTGGAGCTGAAGAACGTGCGGGAGCTGGAGGACCTGCTGATCGAGGCGGTCTACTGTGACATCATTCAGGGCAAGCTGGACCAGAGGAACCAGCAGGTGGAGGTGGACTGCAGCGTGGGCCGAGACCTGGGGCCCAACGAGCTGCCCAACATAGCCAACACACTGCAGGAGTG gtgtgcAGGGTGTGAGGCGGTCCTGTGTGGGATCGAGGAGCAGGTAACCAGAGCCAATCAATACAGAGAGAGCCAGCTGAAGATCAAAGTTCAGGTGGAGACAGAG gtgtcAAACCTCCAGAAAACGCTAAAGGCCAGCTCCGCCTCCCCGTCGTCCGGCCCCGCCGCCGCGGGAGCCGCATCCAATCAGGATGCAGACCAGCCGGCAGAGCCACGAGACCCCGCCTCCTCTCAGGAACCACGGCAACCGGGCAAGAAGAGTTCAAAGGTCAAGGG GCTCCGCGGAAGTGGGAAGATCTGGTCCAAGTCCAACTGA
- the LOC121560603 gene encoding uncharacterized protein LOC121560603 isoform X2 — translation MERCSISPVKRLTALRCLFFLLVAAVTRPSTCNRDDEGEGQVEALSAQLSVAGQVTPTPIWSVDWGPTLPLEDETHHILSSQEADLHHHGHEVPTTTVEAWPHHQSAPGSALPQEPLDLLEAPDAEGVEDGRSEAEEREPEEVDPQFYVTVTISSLLILTAVIITAKLWIPVVNL, via the exons ATGGAGAGATG ctccatcTCTCCTGTCAAACGACTGACCGCCCTCCGCTGCCTTTTCTTCCTCCTGGTTGCCGCGGTGACGCGACCCTCAACCTGTAACCGTGACGACGAGGGCGAGGGGCAGGTGGAGGCCCTCTCGGCCCAGCTGTCCGTCGCAGGACAGGTCACACCCACCCCTATTTGGTCTGTGGACTGGGGCCCCACACTGCCCCTGGAGGACGAGACGCATCACATCCTGTCCAGCCAGGAAGCGGACCTGCATCACCATGGGCATGAAGTCCCCACGACAACCGTCGAGGCCTGGCCGCATCATCAGAGTGCACCGGGCAGCGCTTTGCCCCAGGAGCCCCTGGACCTGCTGGAGGCCCCGGACGCAGAGGGAGTGGAAGATGGAAGAAGTGAGGCGGAGGAGAGAGAGCCTGAGGAAG TGGACCCTCAGTTCTACGTCACTGTGACCATCTCCTCTCTGCTCATCCTGACTGCTGTCATCATTACAGCCAAACTCTG gATCCCCGTGGTGAACCTCTAA
- the LOC121560603 gene encoding PILR alpha-associated neural protein-like isoform X1 gives MERCSISPVKRLTALRCLFFLLVAAVTRPSTCNRDDEGEGQVEALSAQLSVAGQVTPTPIWSVDWGPTLPLEDETHHILSSQEADLHHHGHEVPTTTVEAWPHHQSAPGSALPQEPLDLLEAPDAEGVEDGRSEAEEREPEEVDPQFYVTVTISSLLILTAVIITAKLCYDRSCSQHPPPLSRGVAPPLSLALPRSLALEDSRQTLHGTPSFTDRERIPVVNL, from the exons ATGGAGAGATG ctccatcTCTCCTGTCAAACGACTGACCGCCCTCCGCTGCCTTTTCTTCCTCCTGGTTGCCGCGGTGACGCGACCCTCAACCTGTAACCGTGACGACGAGGGCGAGGGGCAGGTGGAGGCCCTCTCGGCCCAGCTGTCCGTCGCAGGACAGGTCACACCCACCCCTATTTGGTCTGTGGACTGGGGCCCCACACTGCCCCTGGAGGACGAGACGCATCACATCCTGTCCAGCCAGGAAGCGGACCTGCATCACCATGGGCATGAAGTCCCCACGACAACCGTCGAGGCCTGGCCGCATCATCAGAGTGCACCGGGCAGCGCTTTGCCCCAGGAGCCCCTGGACCTGCTGGAGGCCCCGGACGCAGAGGGAGTGGAAGATGGAAGAAGTGAGGCGGAGGAGAGAGAGCCTGAGGAAG TGGACCCTCAGTTCTACGTCACTGTGACCATCTCCTCTCTGCTCATCCTGACTGCTGTCATCATTACAGCCAAACTCTG ttacGACCGCAGCTGTTCCCAGCACCCACCCCCGCTTTCCCGTGGCGtggccccccccctctctctcgccctccctcgtTCTCTGGCTCTGGAGGACAGCCGGCAGACGCTGCACGGCACCCCCTCCTTTACCGACAGGGAGAG gATCCCCGTGGTGAACCTCTAA